A genomic window from Purpureocillium takamizusanense chromosome 2, complete sequence includes:
- a CDS encoding putative NRPS-like protein biosynthetic cluster (antiSMASH:Cluster_2.7~COG:I~EggNog:ENOG503NWZC~SMCOG1002:AMP-dependent synthetase and ligase): MISHRNAIANIMQIVTYESTYQSQEPELCLGVLPQSHIYSLVVVSQASIWRGDGVVVLQGFELEQTLLAIQDNRIKRLWLVPPMLVAITKAPRIVESYDLSSVSIAAVGASGISKDVMKTFGELLPHCKIIQGYGMTETTGVVCFGNVEDPMTGSCGHLYPGYEARLIDSEGKDVDSHNTPGELTLRSPSVVLGYYNDELATSEAIVDGEWLRTGDLVEIRKSQRGHEHIFVVDRVKELIKVRGLQVAPAELESHLILHPAVAEVAVVPVPDDRAGELPRAYIVRASGARTDVEALRKELSNHIEENFARHKHLDGGVEFLDSLPKTASGKMQRKTLKEKAKADAEARKQAKQKAANGMHSVHVNGVKRPEKIEIFDLSSDEEDD, from the exons ATGATCTCCCACCGCAACGCAATCGCGAATATAATGCAGATTGTGACCTACGAAAGCACCTACCAGTCTCAAGAGCCCGAGCTGTGCCTTGGTGTGCTCCCGCAAAGCCACATTTACTCACTCGTTGTTGTATCGCAAGCAAGCATTTGGCGCGGGGACGGAGTGGTTGTGTTGCAGGGATTCGAACTCGAACAAACGCTTCTTGCCATACAGGACAACAGGATCAAGAGATTGTGGTTG GTGCCCCCCATGCTGGTGGCAATCACTAAAGCCCCCCGTATAGTGGAGTCGTACGACCTCAGCAGCGTCAGCATCGCAGCTGTTGGCGCGTCTGGGATCTCCAAGGATGTCATGAAGACATTCGGCGAATTGCTTCCTCATTGCAAGATTATCCAAGGTTACGGAATGACAGAGACAACCGGAGTGGTATGCTTTGGCAACGTAGAGGATCCCATGACCGGATCTTGTGGCCATCTGTACCCAGGATACGAGGCCAGGCTCATTGACAGTGAAGGCAAAGACGTGGACTCTCACAACACCCCCGGCGAGCTGACCCTTCGCTCCCCATCCGTCGTCTTGGGGTACTACAACGACGAGTTGGCTACTTCGGAAGCCATCGTTGACGGAGAGTGGCTGCGCACTGGAGACTTGGTAGAGATTCGCAAAAGTCAGAGGGGCCATGAACATATCTTCGTCGTTGATCGCGTCAAAGAATTGATCAAAGTCAGG GGCCTGCAAGTCGCACCAGCCGAGTTGGAGTCCCACCTGATACTTCATCCTGCCGTGGCGGAAGTAGCCGTTGTTCCTGTGCCTGACGATCGAGCCGGTGAGCTTCCGCGGGCGTATATAGTGAGAGCCAGCGGAGCACGTACCGACGTGGAAGCGTTGCGAAAAGAGCTGAGCAATCACATCGAAGAGAATTTTGCTCGACACAAGCACTTAGACGGGGGTGTTGAGTTCCTGGATAGTCTGCCAAAGACCGCCAGTGGGAAGATGCAGAGAAAAACACTGAAAGAAAAAGCGAAGGCTGATGCGGAGGCTCGTAAGCAGGCCAAACAGAAGGCTGCAAATGGCATGCATAGCGTTCACGTCAACGGTGTGAAGCGGCCAGAGAAGATTGAAATATTTGACCTCAGCTCCGATGAAGAGGATGACTAG
- a CDS encoding putative PKS/NRPS-like protein biosynthetic cluster (antiSMASH:Cluster_2.7~EggNog:ENOG503NZQT~COG:I~SMCOG1021:malonyl CoA-acyl carrier protein transacylase): protein MKNITTYAKRYPLRLGDLAHTLGTRRKGYLYRSYAVVDDRDDFEIQFSPITKSKGANSSVVNFLFTGQGAQWAGMAAELLHDVPDFLASIRAMDKTLQSLPHPPNWTMEEELQRSKEISRINEPEFSQPICTALQMGLVNLLYTVGIRPASVVGHSSGEIAAAYAAGALSQDAAIIVAYYRGQVTKKQLRKGGMAAVGLGNEEVAPFLKATDPSAGIVRVACVNSPNSVTLSGDDEALDAAIASIKSAMPDCFVRRLKVDKAYHSHHMEEIGDIYETLVKPYVTPTELRVPLLSSVTSQRIISPEHLGSSYWRSNLEKPVLFSSAVRSMLQMKSHAASSQVLLEIGPHSALAGPVRDIVKSMSSDAIGTAPTYISSLIRNQASTRAFISALGQLYQASAPVDLSAVPGLLDADGTTCAPAVLTDLPPYPWRHEANYWNESRIAHSWRQRKFPPHELLGVRTMEADDLEPAWRNMLRVDEAAWIRDHKIHDDVVFPAAGYVCMIGEAIRQITSGDVPIADFSLRQVDIRTALVLREDETKELLTRMRRVRLTTSLESSAWFEFSISSFNGETWVKHCTGQARASSDAVILGDPELGEDHPRPVSSPPAWYRTMKAVGLNYGPQFQGLTNISAASEAMTKAGDRKAAATIRDRSHDDQDRMVETKYQIHPTAIDYCLQTFMVAAAAGLSRELTSLRMPTYIDQLYIRRGAANMRVGVSVGTTEGGLVRGTATAVSDGQVVLWMRGVELSSLADGNATVDGGSSVDDGVAAAQLVWKPDLDFADPRTLIESHGRVRDACMKLERLCLLCSLETLRRVQDLPVRSSLEHLAKFRTWLVTQRQRAVDGMYDHVPDAQALACLSPEELASEMCAALAAVDETSGAEVGKVMVRAVEFAQAIFQGDIDSIEVLIQESGLENVYIYMQSLCEYERYFELLGHSNPCLRILEIGAGTGGTTEGVLKGLTRPDSTGQPLRRYSQYDYTDVSVGFFGNAQQRFKEYENIQYRVLDITREPGTQGFEEGSYDLVLASNVLHATPSLKETLSNVRRLLKPGGKLFLQELSPVYRAINYIMGFLPGWWLGDLDGRPNEPYVEPSRWDYELRKTGFSGVDSAIFDDEAPYHLNANIIATAVSDSLPQGVAARRHISLLCTTRDSSMVTQLHNTLVEQGHEVTFASLDDAPRENCFIISLLDLGEPFFYCMSAEKLNKLQSYLSHIAPSTALLWVTGLGQVGCKDPVYASTLGAARTIRSELAVDFATLELDLSRLPLRLYVDTIIKVCEKIEHNRRLKGSGDLDPDWEFASIDGQVLIPRYNWIGIGQNVQSISRISESASEASHDDEVLQLAVGRPGQLQSLTWIAGQELPTLGLDQIDIEPRAVGLNFKDVLVAMGIVQGLKPGLGLECAGIVRRVGSEVRDLHVGDRVVAFDHGFFGSRVITSSKLTAKIPGTLTFEEAATMPCVYSTAMHALVQVGGLQSGQSVLIHSACGGVGIAAINICRMKGAEIFATVGNPEKAYFLMKEFGIRQDHIFHSRDGSFHTDLMEVTNGRGVDLVLNSLSGELLHTSWKCVAEFGKMLEIGKRDFVGRGQLAMDTFEANRMFVGVDMSRMAIGRPDMFKRILEECMDCFSKGLIDPIHPIKTFPASQVVGAFRHMQKGQHIGKIVVTMPENYDTTPTSDMEVIRPARPVQFKSDASYLLVGGLGGLGRAVSTWMIENGARNLVYLSRSGGESLQDKAFVRELAAQGCNAQVVKGDAAYQRDVEKAIRSTDQPIAGVLLMSMVLQDRAFLKLTLDDWQAAVTPKVDASWAVHNALESTQTNLDFMVLFSSLSAVMGQVGQANYASGNTFLSAFAQYRHALNLPASVLDIGVMEDVGYVSENQAILEQFRSLGYYTLKEKGLLDALTFSIMNQKPGAANASQLLNSTEIVIGLRSIQPVSDATTRVLWKRDRRMALSHLKHASSSADDTTAATSGSQDLAMFVSKVADQPHLIEQEETQEFLTRQIGARLYAFMFQPEEDLDVNLSLTALGIDSLVAIEIRNWWRQTFGLELSVLEIMSASSIKALGKLAIDGLRKDHRRDTGN, encoded by the exons ATGAAAAACATAACGACTTACGCAAAAAGGTACCCACTGCGCCTGGGAGATCTAGCACACACTTTGGGGACTCGGCGAAAAGGATACCTCTATCGCTCTTATGCCGTGGTCGACGACAGAGACGACTTTGAAATCCAGTTCTCCCCAATTACAAAGTCAAAGGGCGCCAACAGCTCTGTCGTGAACTTTCTCTTTACTGGGCAGGGTGCTCAGTGGGCTGGCATGGCAGCCGAATTGCTTCACGACGTCCCAGACTTTCTCGCATCCATTCGGGCAATGGACAAAACCCTGCAATCCCTCCCGCACCCGCCGAATTGGACAATGGAGGAAGAGCTCCAGCGCTCAAAGGAGATAAGCAGAATAAATGAACCCGAGTTCTCTCAACCGATATGCACCGCACTTCAAATGGGCCTTGTCAATTTGCTATACACGGTTGGCATACGGCCTGCCTCGGTAGTTGGTCACTCCAGCGGCGAGATTGCTGCGGCCTACGCCGCGGGCGCATTGAGTCAGGATGCAGCAATCATTGTTGCATACTATCGTGGCCAGGTGACCAAGAAGCAATTGAGAAAAGGAGGCATGGCCGCTGTTGGACTTGGAAACGAAGAGGTGGCACCCTTCCTAAAGGCGACAGACCCCTCTGCAGGAATCGTGCGAGTGGCTTGTGTGAACAGTCCGAACAGCGTTACGCTATCGGGAGACGATGAGGCTCTCGATGCTGCGATCGCCAGCATCAAGTCTGCAATGCCAGACTGTTTCGTCCGGCGACTCAAGGTCGACAAAGCTTATCACTCTCACCACATGGAGGAGATCGGCGACATCTACGAAACGCTTGTTAAGCCCTACGTCACACCCACGGAACTGAGAGTCCCTCTGCTTTCCAGCGTGACGTCCCAGCGCATCATCAGCCCTGAGCATCTTGGATCATCATATTGGCGAAGCAACTTGGAGAAACCAGTCCTGTTCTCCTCCGCAGTACGTTCCATGCTTCAGATGAAAAGCCACGCAGCTTCCTCGCAAGTCTTGCTCGAAATCGGTCCACATTCAGCACTAGCAGGCCCTGTACGAGACATCGTCAAATCAATGAGCTCTGACGCTATCGGGACAGCACCAACTTATATTTCATCGCTCATCCGGAATCAAGCTTCAACTCGCGCATTCATCTCTGCGCTTGGTCAACTGTACCAAGCTTCAGCGCCTGTTGATCTATCCGCGGTTCCCGGTCTCCTCGATGCAGATGGAACGACTTGTGCACCCGCGGTCCTCACTGACCTGCCACCATATCCGTGGCGACATGAGGCAAATTATTGGAATGAAAGCCGCATCGCCCACTCCTGGAGGCAGCGCAAATTCCCGCCTCACGAACTGCTGGGGGTGCGCACAATGGAAGCGGATGATCTCGAACCAGCATGGCGGAATATGCTTCGTGTCGATGAAGCGGCGTGGATTCGCGACCACAAGATTCACGATGACGTCGTCTTCCCTGCCGCGGGATACGTGTGTATGATAGGCGAAGCCATCCGACAAATCACGTCCGGGGACGTTCCTATCGCGGATTTTTCTCTCAGACAGGTAGACATCAGGACAGCATTGGTTCTGCGAGAAGATGAGACCAAGGAGTTGTTGACTCGCATGAGGAGGGTGCGGCTGACAACTTCTCTCGAGTCGAGTGCTTGGTTCGAGTTTTCCATCTCCTCCTTCAACGGCGAGACTTGGGTCAAACACTGCACGGGTCAGGCCCGCGCCAGCTCTGATGCTGTCATCCTGGGAGACCCAGAACTGGGAGAAGACCACCCTCGACCAGTGTCATCTCCTCCAGCCTGGTACAGAACTATGAAAGCAGTCGGTCTAAACTATGGCCCGCAGTTTCAAGGTTTGACCAACATTTCTGCCGCATCAGAAGCGATGACCAAAGCTGGTGACCGAAAAGCTGCTGCTACGATTCGTGATCGAagccacgacgaccaggacAGAATGGTTGAGACAAAGTACCAGATCCACCCAACCGCCATCGACTATTGTCTACAGACTTTCAtggtcgcggccgccgctggttTATCGCGAGAACTCACTAGCTTACGCATGCCGACGTATATTGATCAGCTCTATATTCGTCGTGGTGCCGCCAACATGCGAGTGGGCGTCTCAGTTGGCACCACCGAAGGTGGGCTTGTACGTGGCACCGCTACCGCCGTTTCAGACGGTCAAGTAGTCCTTTGGATGCGCGGCGTGGAATTGAgctccctcgccgacggcaatGCTACCGTAGATGGGGGCTCCAGTGTCGACGATGgtgttgccgctgcccagcTTGTCTGGAAGCCAGACCTCGACTTCGCTGACCCAAGGACACTCATCGAGTCTCATGGGCGCGTCCGCGATGCCTGTATGAAGTTGGAGCGGCTTTGCCTTCTATGCTCTCTCGAGACCCTCCGCAGGGTGCAAGACCTACCAGTTCGAAGCTCTCTGGAACACCTAGCGAAATTTCGCACTTGGCTAGTCACTCAGCGGCAGAGGGCTGTCGACGGGATGTACGATCATGTCCCAGACGCACAGGCACTCGCATGCTTGAGCCCAGAGGAACTTGCCTCAGAGATGTGCGCTGCACTAGCGGCCGTAGATGAGACCTCGGGTGCTGAGGTTGGCAAAGTCATGGTCCGCGCGGTCGAGTTCGCCCAAGCAATCTTCCAAGGCGACATAGATTCCATCGAGGTCCTGATCCAAGAATCTGGTCTTGAGAATGTTTACATCTACATGCAGAGTTTGTGTGAGTACGAGAGGTATTTCGAGTTGCTGGGACATTCGAACCCGTGTCTGCGAATCCTTGAGATTGGTGCAGGAACCGGGGGCACCACTGAGGGCGTTCTCAAGGGCTTGACGCGGCCCGACAGCACTGGGCAGCCACTTCGCCGCTACTCCCAATACGATTATACCGATGTGTCGGTCGGCTTCTTTGGTAATGCGCAGCAAAGGTTCAAGGAATATGAGAATATTCAATACCGTGTCTTGGACATTACTCGCGAGCCCGGCACCCAGGGCTTCGAAGAAGGCTCATACGACCTCGTGTTGGCGTCGAAT GTACTTCATGCAACGCCGAGCCTAAAAGAGACATTGTCTAATGTTCGCCGGTTGCTCAAACCGGGTGGTAAGCTCTTTCTTCAAGAACTTAGTCCAGTCTATCGAGCGATCAACTACATCATG GGCTTCCTTCCGGGCTGGTGGCTTGGAGACTTGGACGGACGCCCCAATGAGCCATACGTAGAGCCATCCCGATGGGATTACGAGTTGCGCAAAACCGGGTTCTCGGGTGTTGACTCCGCCATtttcgacgacgaagcaCCATATCACCTAAATGCAAATATCATCGCCACAGCAGTCTCGGATTCACTCCCACAGGGCGTTGCAGCACGACGACATATCAGCCTACTCTGTACCACTAGAGATAGCTCAATGGTCACGCAGCTACACAATACGCTGGTGGAACAGGGTCACGAGGTGACTTTCGCATCGCTCGATGATGCACCCAGAGAAAACTGCTTTATCATCTCCTTACTGGACCTGGGAGAGCCTTTCTTCTATTGCATGTCAGCCGAAAAGCTGAACAAGCTCCAGTCATATCTTAGTCACATagcgccatcgacggcactGTTGTGGGTGACCGGGTTAGGACAGGTGGGCTGCAAGGATCCTGTCTACGCATCAACTCTCGGAGCTGCAAGGACCATCCGCTcggagctcgccgtcgactttGCAACATTAGAGCTAGACCTCAGCCGATTGCCACTGCGACTTTATGTTGACACAATCATTAAAGTTTGCGAGAAGATCGAACACAATCGCCGGCTCAAGGGCTCCGGCGATCTCGATCCTGACTGGGAATTTGCATCAATCGATGGCCAAGTCCTGATACCTCGATATAATTGGATTGGAATTGGTCAAAATGTTCAATCAATCTCGCGGATCAGTGAAAGCGCATCAGAAGCTTCGCACGATGACGAAGTGCTTCAGCTGGCCGTCGGTCGTCCAGGTCAGCTCCAGAGCTTGACATGGATTGCTGGTCAGGAATTACCCACACTTGGCCTGGACCAGATTGACATCGAACCTCGGGCGGTGGGCTTGAACTTCAAGGACGTTCTGGTAGCCATGGGCATTGTTCAGGGGCTCAAGCCCGGGCTCGGCCTCGAATGCGCTGGCATTGTCCGACGGGTAGGCTCAGAAGTGCGGGATCTACACGTCGGCGATCGCGTAGTAGCTTTCGACCATGGCTTCTTCGGGAGTCGTGTAATAACGTCTTCAAAACTCACAGCCAAAATCCCAGGCACTCTTACCTTTGAGGAGGCAGCGACCATGCCATGTGTCTACTCTACCGCCATGCACGCCCTAGTTCaagtcggcggcctgcagtCGGGTCAG TCTGTCTTGATACACTCCgcgtgtggtggtgtgggAATCGCGGCGATCAACATTTGCAGAATGAAAGGCGCTGAG ATCTTCGCCACCGTTGGCAATCCGGAAAAGGCTTACTTCTTGATGAAGGAGTTTGGCATCAGACAAGACCACATTTTCCACTCCCGTGACGGTTCCTTTCATACAGACCTCATGGAGGTCACCAACGGTCGTGGTGTCGACCTGGTCCTTAACTCACTCTCTGGCGAACTTCTCCATACATCTTGGAAGTGTGTCGCCGAATTCGGCAAGATGCTAGAGATTGGCAAGCGTGACTTTGTTGGCCGTGGGCAGTTGGCCATGGACACATTTGAGGCCAATAGAATGTTTGTGGGTGTTGATATGAGCCGAATGGCCATCGGAAGACCCGACATGTTCAAAAG GATTCTTGAAGAATGCATGGACTGCTTTTCCAAGGGGCTGATTGACCCTATCCACCCCATCAAGACCTTCCCGGCGTCTCAAGTTGTGGGCGCCTTCCGCCACATGCAAAAAGGCCAACATATTGGTAAAATTGTCGTCACTATGCCCGAAAATTATGACACCACTCCCACCTCAGATATGGAGGTCATTCGTCCTGCAAGGCCGGTTCAGTTCAAGTCAGATGCATCGTACCTCCTCgtgggcggcctgggcggtcTTGGCCGTGCCGTTTCTACGTGGATGATCGAGAATGGTGCGCGCAATCTCGTGTACTTGTCTCGCTCCGGTGGCGAATCCTTACAGGACAAGGCTTTTGTCCGAGAGCTGGCTGCCCAGGGATGCAATGCCCAGGTAGTAAAGGGAGATGCTGCGTATCAAAGAGACGTGGAGAAGGCCATCCGCAGCACTGACCAGCCCATTGCCGGCGTCCTTCTGATGTCTATGGTTCTTCAG GACCGGGCTTTCCTCAAGTTGACGCTGGATGATTGGCAAGCAGCTGTCACTCCCAAAGTTGACGCTTCTTGGGCAGTGCATAATGCGCTTGAAAGTACCCAGACCAATCTCGACTTCATGGTACTCTTTAGTTCCTTATCTGCCGTGATGGGACAAGTCGGCCAGGCAAACTATGCCTCAGGAAACACATTCCTTTCTGCATTCGCACAATACCGACACGCACTAAATTTACCCGCTTCGGTGCTGGACATTGGCGTCATGGAAGATGTCGGCTACGTCTCCGAAAACCAGGCAATTCTCGAGCAATTCCGCAGTCTGGGCTACTACACGCTGAAAGAGAAAGGGCTCTTAGACGCGCTCACATTCAGCATCATGAACCAGAAGCCCGGGGCCGCGAACGCCTCACAGCTACTCAACTCAACGGAGATTGTCATCGGCTTGCGGAGCATACAGCCAGTCTCGGACGCAACGACACGAGTCCTGTGGAAGCGCGACCGCCGGATGGCACTGTCGCACCTCAAACACGCGAGCTCATCTGCGGACGACACAACGGCCGCGACATCCGGCAGCCAAGACCTCGCTATGTTCGTTAGCAAGGTCGCAGATCAACCTCATCTCATCGAGCAAGAAGAAACCCAGGAGTTCCTCACGAGGCAAATCGGTGCTCGGCTCTACGCCTTCATGTTCCAACCTGAGGAGGATCTCGACGTTAACCTCAGCCTCACAGCCTTGGGCATCGATTCTCTCGTGGCAATCGAGATCCGGAACTGGTGGCGCCAAACGTTTGGGTTGGAGTTATCTGTTCTAGAGATAATGAGTGCTTCCAGTATCAAGGCTCTGGGAAAGCTGGCTATTGATGGACTGAGAAAGGATCACCGGCGGGACACTGGCAATTGA
- a CDS encoding putative PKS/NRPS-like protein biosynthetic cluster (SMCOG1022:Beta-ketoacyl synthase~EggNog:ENOG503NWH8~antiSMASH:Cluster_2.7~COG:I) encodes MSPTAIRDVSSPSSDNTPSDSQSTGSPISTTLSTDQFLSDTESQGNFPPIAIVGIGLRLPGGVKTTEEFWSSLLNRQSFRSEVPRSRYNVDAFYSTSGRPGTVKSRHGYFLEDDLSSMDAAFFSMSKAEVERLDPQQRLLLEVVWECMESAGQRDWRGRNIGCYVGVFGEDWLDLNAKDPQHTGMYRITGTADFALANRVSYEFDMKGPSMTIETGCSSSFVGLHEACAAIHAGVCESAIVAGTNLLLSPTMTLALSEQGVLSPSGMCQSFDAKADGYVRGEAVNAVFVKKLDDAIRDGDPIRAIIRGTATNFDGKTAGISNPSSESHEALIRQAYAAAGIEDFTSTAFVECHGTGTRTGDPIETTAVGRVFGKSGVYIGSVKPNS; translated from the exons ATGTCTCCGACTGCGATTCGCGACGTGAGCAGTCCGTCGAGCGACAACACGCCTTCCGACTCCCAGTCGACGGGATCGCCAATCTCTACCACGTTATCAACAGATCAGTTCCTCAGCGATACAGAGTCACAGGGAAATTTTCCACCCAttgccatcgtcggcatAGGTTTGCGGTTACCGGGAGGTGTCAAAACAACAGAAGAGTTCTGGAGCTCGCTGCTCAACAGACAATCGTTCCGAAGTGAAGTCCCTCGCAGCCGATACAACGTCGACGCATTTTACAGCACAAGCGGCCGACCAGGAACGGTCAAGAGCCGCCATGGCTACTTTCTCGAAGATGACCTTTCCAGCATGGACGCAGCATTTTTCTCCATGAGCAAAGCCGAGGTCGAGCGACTTGACCCGCAACAACGATTGCTCTTGGAGGTCGTGTGGGAGTGCATGGAGAGCGCCGGTCAACGGGACTGGCGTGGTCGCAATATCGGCTGTTATGTAGGCGTCTTTGGCGAGGACTGGCTTGACCTCAATGCCAAAGACCCTCAACACACCGGCATGTACCGAATCACGGGCACCGCTGATTTTGCCCTTGCCAACCGCGTGTCCTACGAGTTCGACATGAAAGGTCCGAGTATGACGATAGAAACAGGTTGTTCATCGTCATTTGTCGGGCTTCATGAGGCCTGCGCTGCTATACACGCCGGCGTGTGCGAATCAGCCATCGTTGCCGGAACGAATCTCCTCCTCTCGCCCACAATGACGCTCGCGCTGAGCGAGCAGGGGGTGCTGTCCCCAAGCGGCATGTGCCAATCCTTTGATGCAAAGGCAGACGGGTATGTCCGTGGCGAGGCTGTGAATGCCGTGTTTGTCAAAAAGCTAGACGACGCCATTCGCGACGGTGACCCTATACGCGCCATCATTAGGGGCACGGCGACCAACTTCGATGGCAAGACGGCCGGTATTTCCAATCCGAGCTCAGAAAGCCACGAGGCTTTAATTAGACAAGCATACGCGGCAGCCGGGATAGAAGACTTCACATCTACCGCATTTGTCGAATGTCACGGGACGGGCACTCGTACAGGCGATCCGATAGAGACCACAGCAGTCGGTAGGGTGTTTGGAAAGAGTGGTGTTTACATTGGCTCA GTCAAGCCCAAT TCCTAG
- a CDS encoding uncharacterized protein (EggNog:ENOG503P3IZ~antiSMASH:Cluster_2.7) → MAPTSSNPGPYSLPDKDEVQLSAEDDWTRVKDRKEKKRIQNRVAQRSYRSRMKARLGELQSRLQAHEEQKAKEEAERCDPSPLSPPSSSAATLHLTSTPPSGNNGSTNDTEPSSINSASPPTPPLAIGDLNTSQQDAKDIDHFQHQIDMAGHDDSKWFLDSAPLMQHGDTSSYIQPSIPTPPVSLGQCPPIPVYMPEGPRNDPDGPASLSQSILQDCLRFQMQLLAKINNPSEASSAAHKAEVSAAKSPGPLQQSQWSPCATNSAAAAQSMMSSTNMTRGNSFSVSPADFHNLDDMMELTSTGDLPHATWRSSHQFSGPETTPRSHTADNATQQQSPISHDPPSVTPDDAVPDRHYAFAAKSSSSTQGSSLSIEDRLEAAIEGLEALGFNNVDSFAEAYYNSSFDESSPLAAEQSMSRKRRLPRLLSQVLDSAQSWDPWEHRGLNEEILRTAESLLVAEGKATDEKSLEASIDRLIQTTEGPSKLSSSASATTPQQNITVMKKALQNELPNLWSVMMALAGGNRVSRQRDRSNMVLAAMLILHCSNKMTKQNLLAFLDVCL, encoded by the exons ATGGCCCCTACATCCTCAAACCCTGGACCGTACTCGCTCCCCGACAAGGACGAAGTGCAACTATCCGCCGAAGACGACTGGACCAGAGTCAAGGAcaggaaggagaagaagcggaTTCAAAACCGCGTGGCCCAGCGCTCATATC GGAGTCGCATGAAAGCTCGGCTTGGAGAACTCCAATCCCGCCTGCAGGCTCACGAAGAGCAAAAGGCAAAAGAGGAAGCGGAGCGCTGCGATCCATCACCACTGTCccctccatcatcatccgccGCAACTTTGCACCTCACCAGCACGCCTCCGTCTGGGAACAATGGTAGCACAAACGACACTGAGCCAAGCTCCATCAACTCTGCGtcgccaccaacaccaccccTGGCTATCGGCGACCTGAATACCAGCCAACAGGACGCCAAAGACATAGATCATTTTCAACACCAAAtcgacatggccggccaTGACGACAGTAAGTGGTTTCTCGACTCGGCCCCGCTCATGCAGCACGGAGACACCTCGTCTTATATTCAGCCATCGATCCCAACGCCTCCTGTCTCCCTCGGCCAGTGCCCACCGATTCCCGTTTATATGCCTGAAGGGCCCCGAAATGACCCCGATGGGCCAGCGAGCTTATCGCAATCAATACTCCAGGATTGCCTTCGTTTTCAAATGCAGCTACTGGCCAAGATCAACAACCCGTCTGAAGCATCTTCGGCTGCGCACAAGGCCGAAGTATCGGCTGCTAAATCACCTGGACCCCTTCAACAGTCACAGTGGTCGCCCTGTGCAACGAATtcggccgcagccgcgcagAGCATGATGTCGAGTACGAACATGACTCGGGGTAACTCTTTCAGCGTCTCGCCTGCAGACTTCCACAATTTGGATGATATGATGGAGTTGACATCCACCGGCGACCTGCCCCATGCGACCTGGAGGTCGAGCCATCAATTCTCGGGTCCGGAGACTACACCGCGTTCGCACACCGCAGACAACGCAACACAACAACAATCGCCGATTAGTCATGACCCGCCATCAGTCACTCCAGATGATGCGGTGCCCGATCGCCACTACGCCTTTGCCGCAAaatcctcatcctcgacacAGGGATCAAGTCTGAGCATCGAGGACCGCCTCGAAGCAGCCATTGAAGGCTTAGAAGCCCTGGGGTTTAACAACGTCGACTCGTTTGCTGAAGCATACTACAACTCCAGCTTTGACGAATCATCACCATTAGCAGCTGAGCAGTCCATGAGCCGAAAGCGCCGATTGCCTAGGCTTCTCTCACAAGTACTGGATTCCGCTCAGTCATGGGACCCCTGGGAGCACAGAGGCCTCAATGAAGAAATTCTTAGAACAGCGGAGTCTCTCCTAGTGGCCGAGGGGAAAGCCACGGACGAGAAGTCTTTAGAGGCAAGTATAGATCGTTTAATACAGACTACAGAAGGCCCTAGCAAGCTCTCTTCGTCTGCCTCAGCAACAACGCCACAGCAAAATATCACGGTAATGAAAAAAGCATTACAAAACGAG CTACCGAACCTTTGGTCGGTGATGATGGCTCTCGCTGGCGGAAACCGCGTTTCCAGACAGCGTGACAGGTCAAACAtggtcctcgccgccatgctcatTCTGCACTGCTCAAACAAAATGACGAAACAAAATCTGTTGGCATTTTTGGATGTCTGTCTATAA